Proteins encoded together in one Planctomycetaceae bacterium window:
- a CDS encoding LysM peptidoglycan-binding domain-containing protein, which translates to MTTDAKIGLLLALVFIVAITFVINGLPDFLSKKDKPDLTGAYIGHYSKPEEPGIIDRSSREAAALLNKKTIVSAPVSEPVAETNTTQSGENYQQAIIPAASEAVKNVAPQTTVPQQPVTTDVQTAASAAVESVKNDTAAVAKVDGKTYEVAEGDSLVSIAQKFYGPKAGSKYANIQNIYEANKNTMKTRDSLQIGQKLIIPKLSDKEQELVNTGLFEKTTETPKTAAAAKKTETTKADAKKTEDAAAKDSKALKDYVVKENDTLWKLAVKYLGDGNRYDEIAQLNKTINPDHLVVGTKIKLPAK; encoded by the coding sequence ATGACAACCGATGCAAAGATAGGACTGCTTTTAGCGTTGGTATTTATTGTGGCGATCACATTTGTAATTAACGGCCTGCCGGACTTTCTAAGCAAGAAGGACAAGCCGGACTTAACAGGCGCTTATATTGGTCATTACAGCAAGCCGGAAGAGCCGGGCATTATAGACCGCAGCAGCAGGGAGGCCGCGGCTTTGCTGAACAAAAAGACGATAGTGTCCGCGCCGGTTTCTGAACCGGTTGCAGAGACTAACACAACACAAAGCGGCGAAAATTATCAGCAGGCCATTATTCCAGCCGCCAGCGAAGCGGTAAAGAATGTCGCACCGCAAACGACAGTTCCGCAGCAGCCTGTAACGACAGATGTCCAGACCGCTGCTTCTGCGGCTGTTGAGTCGGTTAAAAATGATACCGCTGCGGTTGCGAAAGTTGATGGGAAAACTTATGAAGTAGCCGAAGGCGACAGTCTGGTTTCGATTGCGCAAAAATTTTATGGGCCGAAAGCCGGCAGTAAGTACGCAAACATACAGAATATTTACGAAGCGAACAAGAACACGATGAAAACGAGGGATTCGCTGCAAATCGGTCAAAAGCTGATAATTCCAAAATTGAGCGATAAGGAGCAGGAGCTGGTAAATACGGGACTCTTTGAAAAGACGACCGAAACGCCCAAGACCGCTGCCGCAGCAAAGAAAACAGAGACTACTAAAGCAGACGCCAAAAAAACCGAAGACGCAGCGGCGAAAGATTCAAAAGCATTGAAAGATTATGTAGTCAAAGAGAACGACACTCTTTGGAAATTAGCGGTTAAATATTTGGGCGACGGCAACAGGTATGATGAAATAGCGCAATTGAACAAAACTATCAATCCGGACCATCTTGTTGTCGGAACAAAAATAAAGTTGCCTGCCAAGTAA
- the rsmH gene encoding 16S rRNA (cytosine(1402)-N(4))-methyltransferase RsmH, translating to MPAEHKPVLAQYISQELKLNSDAIVVDGTVGFAGHSRIFAEQLSEQGMLIGMDVDSKCLEVAKQNLTGVRCKVLLVRSNFSEIANVLRENGIQAVDLIFADLGVCSGQLADMDRGLSFGQDMKLDMRLDDRLDVTAADIVNSRDEKGLADLIFNFGQERASRRIARSVVEYTRRAKIKTTGQLVDIICSALGCDPNSRKGKIHPATKTFQALRIAVNKEIDNLEIFLDVIPKLLKKNGRAAVISFHSLEDGLVKNNFRNNKTSGVYDIITKKPIVAERAEEIENPRSRSAKLRIAAKI from the coding sequence ATGCCTGCCGAACATAAACCAGTATTGGCCCAGTACATCAGCCAAGAGCTGAAACTTAACAGCGATGCGATAGTTGTCGATGGAACTGTCGGCTTCGCCGGCCACAGCAGGATTTTCGCCGAGCAGTTAAGCGAGCAGGGTATGCTAATCGGTATGGATGTCGATTCGAAATGCCTTGAGGTCGCAAAACAGAATTTAACAGGCGTTCGGTGTAAAGTTTTGCTGGTTCGCTCTAATTTTTCAGAGATAGCGAATGTGCTGCGGGAAAATGGTATTCAGGCCGTTGATTTGATATTCGCGGATTTGGGAGTTTGTTCCGGTCAGCTTGCGGATATGGACAGGGGCTTGAGTTTTGGACAGGATATGAAATTGGATATGCGGCTCGACGACAGATTGGACGTTACAGCCGCCGACATTGTCAACAGCAGGGACGAAAAGGGATTAGCTGACCTGATATTTAATTTTGGACAGGAGCGGGCGTCACGGAGGATAGCCCGTTCCGTCGTTGAATACACTCGCAGGGCAAAAATTAAAACAACCGGCCAACTGGTGGATATTATTTGTAGTGCGTTGGGTTGCGACCCGAATTCGCGAAAAGGCAAAATTCACCCGGCGACCAAAACATTCCAGGCGTTGCGAATCGCTGTAAATAAGGAGATTGACAACCTTGAGATTTTTCTGGATGTTATTCCAAAATTGCTGAAAAAGAACGGCCGGGCGGCTGTTATTAGTTTTCACAGTCTGGAAGACGGATTAGTGAAAAATAATTTTAGAAATAACAAAACCTCCGGAGTTTATGATATAATTACGAAGAAACCGATTGTTGCCGAGCGAGCGGAGGAAATTGAAAACCCACGTTCGCGGAGTGCTAAACTAAGAATAGCTGCAAAAATTTAG
- a CDS encoding metalloregulator ArsR/SmtB family transcription factor encodes MDKKIAQKVAEVLKAVAHPIRLQIIEALEKKELTVTVLTETLLVQQAVVSRHLAIMRDKGILDCQRDGLNVYYHIANPNVINLLHCVYPHCDSQNST; translated from the coding sequence ATGGATAAGAAAATTGCTCAAAAGGTCGCAGAAGTACTTAAGGCAGTTGCTCACCCAATTCGGCTGCAAATTATAGAAGCCCTTGAAAAAAAAGAGCTTACGGTAACAGTTCTGACTGAAACTCTGCTCGTTCAGCAGGCCGTTGTCAGCCGACATCTGGCGATTATGAGGGACAAAGGTATTCTGGATTGTCAGAGGGATGGTTTGAATGTATACTATCACATCGCCAACCCTAACGTAATTAATCTGCTACATTGCGTCTATCCTCATTGTGATAGCCAAAATTCAACTTAA
- a CDS encoding glycosyltransferase family 39 protein, translating to MLSKKFMQRLIEKTDFKNITILTLVNLIIGIYLIATTVLISKDGTLYINSAKQFTIQNSIEATRNIEICPAYPFLIYSAHKTAGLFTHNESLQRWIISAQAVSLLSKLIASIILYFIGSFFVGRKKAFWGVLILSLLPDAAEYGSDALSEWPHIMFLTIGFLLLLWGSKYRKSWMFGLVGIVAGLGYLVRTEGCQLVLYGGAWLVFNLLKPQEKMKRIRAIGALILLLAGFAVIAAPYMKLKGYVFPDQTLLKLPAILSINNNSNCKPDIYTSGLQLSKTIGNKTITKNICETLMYYFVPGLLVGCWYYFRRKSKSPEQAFYYVAFIVLNIMMLLWQSSWLNYLSRRHTLTLIVFTIFYIPIGLEIISDWIYVKFLKHKSIPINQKQRYFYILLFIGIAICMPKLFKLTSTQKYGYRETASWLSKNTLPTDTIATPDKRITFYAQRQGVEYSENKEITTDADFIVKIIKNSNEKFEFDKYKEKYATWVDKKKTKRMIVIRL from the coding sequence TTGTTGTCTAAAAAGTTTATGCAAAGATTGATTGAAAAAACGGATTTTAAAAATATTACAATTTTAACGCTGGTTAATCTGATAATTGGCATTTATTTAATTGCCACAACAGTTTTAATTTCAAAAGATGGCACATTATATATTAATAGCGCAAAACAATTTACCATCCAGAATTCAATTGAAGCAACACGCAATATAGAAATTTGCCCTGCATATCCATTTTTGATTTATTCAGCACATAAAACCGCAGGACTTTTTACTCATAACGAATCTTTACAAAGATGGATCATTTCTGCTCAGGCCGTTTCGCTACTAAGTAAACTAATAGCTTCAATAATATTATATTTTATAGGAAGTTTTTTTGTCGGCAGAAAAAAGGCATTTTGGGGAGTTCTTATTTTAAGCCTTTTGCCAGATGCCGCCGAATACGGCAGCGATGCTCTATCTGAATGGCCGCATATTATGTTTTTGACAATTGGATTTTTGCTGCTGCTATGGGGAAGTAAATATCGTAAAAGCTGGATGTTTGGTCTTGTAGGAATAGTTGCGGGATTAGGGTATTTAGTTCGTACTGAAGGTTGTCAATTAGTTTTATATGGCGGTGCGTGGCTGGTATTTAATCTTTTAAAGCCGCAGGAAAAAATGAAAAGGATAAGAGCTATAGGCGCTTTGATTTTGCTTTTGGCAGGTTTTGCTGTCATTGCAGCTCCATATATGAAACTTAAAGGATATGTGTTTCCTGACCAAACACTGCTGAAGCTTCCAGCCATTCTGAGCATAAATAACAATTCCAACTGCAAACCTGATATATATACATCAGGTTTGCAGTTGTCCAAAACGATAGGAAACAAAACCATTACAAAAAATATCTGCGAGACCTTGATGTATTATTTCGTTCCGGGACTTTTAGTCGGCTGCTGGTATTATTTTAGAAGGAAATCAAAATCGCCTGAACAGGCATTTTATTATGTAGCATTTATTGTTCTAAATATCATGATGCTTTTATGGCAGTCTTCCTGGTTGAACTATCTTAGCAGAAGGCATACTCTGACTTTAATAGTTTTTACCATTTTTTATATACCAATCGGCTTAGAGATAATTTCTGACTGGATATACGTAAAGTTTTTGAAACATAAATCCATACCGATAAACCAAAAGCAACGCTATTTTTATATTTTATTGTTTATTGGTATTGCGATTTGCATGCCGAAATTATTTAAACTTACCAGCACTCAGAAGTATGGGTATCGAGAAACTGCATCGTGGCTTAGTAAGAATACCCTTCCAACTGATACAATAGCTACACCGGATAAAAGAATAACTTTTTATGCTCAGCGGCAAGGAGTTGAATATTCTGAAAATAAAGAAATAACAACGGATGCAGATTTTATTGTAAAAATTATTAAAAATTCGAATGAAAAGTTTGAATTCGATAAATATAAAGAAAAATATGCGACGTGGGTGGACAAAAAGAAGACTAAAAGAATGATTGTGATTCGCTTATAA
- a CDS encoding ABC transporter permease, with the protein MQEILIKPEKRIPDFWAELWRFRDLFLLLAWRDVLVRYKQTVLGVLWSILRPLMTMVVFTLVFGKIAKLPSGNVPYSVLVYSALLPWQFFSTIVSESSLSVVANSGLISKVYFPRIIIPTTSMVVASVDFMISFFILICLMFCYGFYPTIRMLAIPLFLPISIFLSLGIGYLISALNVKFRDFQYIVPFLVQTLFYISPVGFSSSIIPDKWRLIYSLNPMVGVIDVFRWAILGESHKIYFYGLLTSILISLSIFILGLFFFLRTEKEFADVV; encoded by the coding sequence GTGCAAGAAATTTTAATTAAACCAGAAAAAAGAATTCCAGATTTCTGGGCTGAACTCTGGAGATTCAGAGATCTTTTTTTGTTGCTTGCCTGGCGTGATGTTCTGGTCAGGTATAAACAAACCGTTCTCGGTGTATTATGGAGTATTCTTCGGCCTCTTATGACAATGGTTGTGTTCACCCTGGTGTTTGGGAAAATCGCAAAACTTCCATCAGGAAATGTGCCTTATTCGGTTTTAGTTTATTCGGCGCTGCTTCCATGGCAATTCTTCAGTACAATTGTAAGTGAAAGCAGTTTGTCCGTGGTGGCTAATTCAGGGCTAATAAGTAAAGTTTATTTCCCAAGGATAATAATCCCTACGACATCCATGGTTGTTGCCAGTGTAGATTTTATGATATCTTTTTTTATACTAATATGCTTAATGTTCTGTTATGGATTTTACCCGACAATTAGAATGTTAGCAATCCCCCTGTTTCTCCCAATTTCAATATTCCTATCTCTCGGAATAGGTTATTTAATTTCAGCTTTAAATGTTAAATTCCGTGATTTTCAATATATAGTGCCATTTCTTGTTCAAACTTTATTTTACATATCACCAGTAGGTTTTAGCAGTTCAATAATTCCAGATAAATGGCGGTTAATTTATTCGTTAAATCCTATGGTTGGAGTAATTGACGTTTTCAGGTGGGCGATTCTTGGTGAAAGTCATAAAATTTATTTTTATGGTCTTTTAACCTCAATCCTAATTTCTCTGTCCATTTTTATTTTGGGGCTATTTTTCTTCCTGCGAACTGAAAAAGAATTCGCAGATGTGGTTTAA